The proteins below are encoded in one region of Bombus terrestris chromosome 7, iyBomTerr1.2, whole genome shotgun sequence:
- the LOC100649636 gene encoding non-homologous end-joining factor 1 isoform X1 → MISDEYKQHNTWNNIEINNDIYMVSVTQKDDIIKIFLTNLIEIWIDTLTKEIILDRCQKLNRLLNIKALDYNDIILNIFNDMSKYIINATVEHIELQVPVERCLMKFELNLTKGTSEDFWNFITKPLCISSMEIIRQHKFLLDLMRRKDKEIAEYKAEGAKLIRKNIETKPFKEEQFEVTISNPNIIDCTNAFQSMVNFYNKLNLHKRSTIPRESTSSSNINDADDMHKMEQNIISSVQNDDNSMCKHEDTFIQKTTESIYSENKQQGKDTTSKKITKNKTGTTNMVHRPEKLKKEPEHLPEMLPRRENKKIKRKRCRQCTVNGLRKETNYYCSGCRDNPGLCLGKCFKEYHKLT, encoded by the exons ataaataatgatatttacatGGTTTCTGTTACACAAAAAGAtgacataattaaaattttcctaACTAATCTTATTGAAATATGGATTGACACATTgacaaaagaaattattttggaTAGATGTCAG AAGTTAAATcgacttttaaatattaaagctCTTGATTATAATgacattatattaaatatttttaacgatatgtcaaaatatattatcaatgcAACTGTGGAACATATCGAGTTGCAAGTTCCAGTAGAACGTtgtttaatgaaatttgaacTAAATTTAACAAAAGGAACATCAGAagatttttggaattttataacTAAACCTCTATGTATATCATCGATGGAAATTATTCGTCAgcataaatttcttttagatTTAATGAGaaggaaagataaagaaattgcTGAATATAAAGCAGAAGGTGCAAAATTAATAAGAA AGAATATTGAAACAAAACCTTTTAAGGAGGAACAGTTCGAAGTAACTATTTCCAATCCAAATATTATTGATTGCACAAATGCATTCCAAAGCATggtgaatttttataataaacttAATTTACACAAACGTAGTACAATTCCTAGAGAATCTACAAG CAGTAGTAATATTAATGATGCTGATGACATGCACAAAATGGAGCAGAATATTATTAGTTCTGTTCAAAATGATGATAACAGTATGTGTAAACATGAGGATACTTTTATACAAAAGACCACAGAATCTATATATTCTGAAAATAAACAGCAAGGCAAAGATACAACTAGCAagaaaataactaaaaataaaacAGGAACCACAAATATGGTACATAGGCCTGAAAAGTTAAAAAAAG AACCTGAACATCTACCTGAAATGTTACCCAGACGagagaataaaaagataaaacggAAAAGGTGTCGACAATGCACTGTCAATGGTTTACGGAAAGAAACTAATTACTACTGTTCTGGCTGTAGAGATAATCCTGGTTTGTGTTTAGGCAAATGTTTTAAGGAATATCATAAACTTACAtga
- the LOC100649636 gene encoding non-homologous end-joining factor 1 isoform X2, with product MISDEYKQHNTWNNIEINNDIYMVSVTQKDDIIKIFLTNLIEIWIDTLTKEIILDRCQKLNRLLNIKALDYNDIILNIFNDMSKYIINATVEHIELQVPVERCLMKFELNLTKGTSEDFWNFITKPLCISSMEIIRQHKFLLDLMRRKDKEIAEYKAEGAKLIRKNIETKPFKEEQFEVTISNPNIIDCTNAFQSMVNFYNKLNLHKRSTIPRESTSSNINDADDMHKMEQNIISSVQNDDNSMCKHEDTFIQKTTESIYSENKQQGKDTTSKKITKNKTGTTNMVHRPEKLKKEPEHLPEMLPRRENKKIKRKRCRQCTVNGLRKETNYYCSGCRDNPGLCLGKCFKEYHKLT from the exons ataaataatgatatttacatGGTTTCTGTTACACAAAAAGAtgacataattaaaattttcctaACTAATCTTATTGAAATATGGATTGACACATTgacaaaagaaattattttggaTAGATGTCAG AAGTTAAATcgacttttaaatattaaagctCTTGATTATAATgacattatattaaatatttttaacgatatgtcaaaatatattatcaatgcAACTGTGGAACATATCGAGTTGCAAGTTCCAGTAGAACGTtgtttaatgaaatttgaacTAAATTTAACAAAAGGAACATCAGAagatttttggaattttataacTAAACCTCTATGTATATCATCGATGGAAATTATTCGTCAgcataaatttcttttagatTTAATGAGaaggaaagataaagaaattgcTGAATATAAAGCAGAAGGTGCAAAATTAATAAGAA AGAATATTGAAACAAAACCTTTTAAGGAGGAACAGTTCGAAGTAACTATTTCCAATCCAAATATTATTGATTGCACAAATGCATTCCAAAGCATggtgaatttttataataaacttAATTTACACAAACGTAGTACAATTCCTAGAGAATCTACAAG TAGTAATATTAATGATGCTGATGACATGCACAAAATGGAGCAGAATATTATTAGTTCTGTTCAAAATGATGATAACAGTATGTGTAAACATGAGGATACTTTTATACAAAAGACCACAGAATCTATATATTCTGAAAATAAACAGCAAGGCAAAGATACAACTAGCAagaaaataactaaaaataaaacAGGAACCACAAATATGGTACATAGGCCTGAAAAGTTAAAAAAAG AACCTGAACATCTACCTGAAATGTTACCCAGACGagagaataaaaagataaaacggAAAAGGTGTCGACAATGCACTGTCAATGGTTTACGGAAAGAAACTAATTACTACTGTTCTGGCTGTAGAGATAATCCTGGTTTGTGTTTAGGCAAATGTTTTAAGGAATATCATAAACTTACAtga